A genomic region of Arachis hypogaea cultivar Tifrunner chromosome 5, arahy.Tifrunner.gnm2.J5K5, whole genome shotgun sequence contains the following coding sequences:
- the LOC140184791 gene encoding uncharacterized protein: MSHTPSKRVCMPHLGDELVWQIFAKADSKTVGRCRSTNKSWRYTLSTPAFLKEHYKQNKNREQSIIIGIGYYPANENSQWFERVDAQTGEHLDLNIPVAINNFGYYALIGSDHGNLCLRYSQDGLISRLLIWNPLTRMIAFASDEARKHSRYAVSIYAFGYLEDTIEYGIVHVYKRHYSDTKMSWTLYNSYERNWKHFGTIQSKVQKIGPKYIMKNGIVYWIGWEGTSYAQPALIVTFNLQQRLCYEGEVPDAVKSTYHSLTHFNDGVGFISTLYVGWTIQINLWKIIRDGQDQLIWEKMLKISGLRIPYNPTLFVGKDIISLLESRNNHGGANDGEKTELLLSRNKFNTFKTKHLMHRTWNESLFVKTVTLHSQGLYMV, encoded by the coding sequence ATGAGTCACACCCCATCAAAGAGAGTTTGCATGCCTCATCTAGGTGATGAACTGGTTTGGCAAATATTTGCTAAGGCTGATTCCAAGACAGTTGGGAGATGTAGGAGTACAAACAAGTCATGGAGATATACATTGTCGACACCAGCCTTTCTGAAGGAACATtacaagcaaaataaaaatagagagcaGAGTATCATAATTGGTATTGGATACTATCCAGCTAATGAAAACTCCCAGTGGTTTGAGAGGGTTGATGCTCAAACTGGCGAGCATCTTGATTTGAATATACCAGTGGCCATAAACAACTTTGGCTACTATGCTCTTATAGGTTCTGATCATGGGAATCTCTGTCTAAGGTACTCTCAGGATGGCCTTATCTCTCGACTTCTTATTTGGAATCCTTTAACTCGAATGATTGCTTTTGCGTCTGATGAAGCAAGAAAACATTCACGGTATGCTGTTTCTATCTATGCTTTTGGTTATTTGGAAGATACCATTGAGTATGGGATAGTGCATGTGTACAAAAGGCACTATTCTGACACCAAAATGTCTTGGACTCTCTACAATTCATACGAGAGGAATTGGAAGCACTTCGGAACAATTCAAAGCAAAGTCCAGAAGATTGGCCCGAAGTACATTATGAAAAATGGGATTGTTTATTGGATAGGGTGGGAAGGCACCTCCTATGCTCAACCAGCATTAATCGTCACTTTCAACTTGCAACAAAGGCTATGTTACGAGGGTGAGGTCCCGGATGCTGTTAAATCAACTTACCACTCCTTAACACACTTCAATGATGGAGTTGGGTTCATATCCACACTATATGTAGGATGGACCATCCAAATTAATTTGTGGAAAATTATTCGTGATGGTCAAGATCAGCTGATTTGGGAAAAGATGCTAAAAATTTCTGGCTTGCGGATTCCTTACAATCCTACTTTGTTTGTTGGTAAAGATATTATTTCACTTTTGGAGTCTAGGAACAATCATGGTGGAGCTAATGATGGAGAGAAAACTGAACTTCTTTTATCAAGGAATAAGTTCAATACTTTTAAGACAAAACATTTGATGCATCGAACTTGGAATGAGTCTCTTTTTGTGAAAACAGTTACTCTCCACTCACAGGGACTTTACATGGTGTAG